DNA from Pirellulales bacterium:
CGCCGCCATCACGCTGGCCAGCACGGTCAACGGTGCCTTCGCTCTGACGGTGAACACGACCGGCGCGACGACGTTTGGCGACGTCGTGGGCGGCACCACCGCGCTGACGAGCCTGACGACCAACGCCGGCGGTACGACGAGCCTCGATGGCAACGTGACGACGACCGGCGGGCAGACCTACAACGATGCAGTGACGCTCACGAATGACGTGGTCCTGGCGAGCACGGGCAACGCGGCCATCGGGCTGGCCAGCACGGTCAACGGCGCCTTTAACCTGGCGGTGAACACGACCGGCACGACGGCCTTTGGCGGTGTGGTGGGCGGTACGACTGCGCTGACGAGCCTGACGACGAACGCCGGCGGCACGACGAGCCTGGCCGGCAACGTGACGACGACCGGCGCGCAGACGTACAACGACGCAGTGTCGCTGGCAGCGAATACTGTCCTGGCGAGCACGGGCAACGCGGCCATCACGCTGGCCAGCACGGTCAACGGCGCCTTCGATCTGACGGTGAACACGACCGGCGCGACGACCTTCGGCGGTGTGGTGGGCGGCACCACCGCGCTGACCAGTCTGACGACCAATGCCGGCGGTACGACGAGCCTGGCCGGCAACGTGACGACGACCGGCGCGCAGACGTACAACGACGCGGTTTCGCTGGCAGCGAATACTGTCCTGGCAAGCACGGGCAACGCGGCCATCACGCTGGCCAGCACGGTCAACGGCGCCTTCGACCTGACCGTGAACACGACCGGCGCGACGACCTTCGGCGGCGTCGTAGGCGGTACCACCGCGCTGACCAATCTGACGACCAACGCCGGCGGCACGACGAATCTCGCCGCGAACGTGACCACGACTGCCGCGCAGACTTACAACGACGCGGTGGTTCTGACCGGCAACGCGACGCTCGCTGGCACGGCGATCACGTTCGCCAGCACCTTGAACTCCGACGCCACGGCGCGCACGCTCGCGGTCAACGCCAGCGGCGCGACGACGTTCACGGGCATCGTCGGCGGTACGAACCCGCTGGCCAGCCTGACCACCGACGCCCCCGGTACGACCGTCATCACGGCCAACGTGACGACGACCGGCGCACAGACCTATAACGACCCGGTGACGCTGGCCGGTAACGTCACGCTGACCGGTACGGCGATCACTTTTGCCGGTACGGTCAATTCAGACGCCACGGCCCGACAGTTGACGGTCAACGGGACCGGTGCCACGACGTTTGGCGGCGCCGTCGGCGGCACCGCGGCCCTGGCGAGCGTAACCACCAACGCGGCCGGCACGACGACGCTCGGCGCGAACGTGACGACGACCGGCGCACAGACCTACAGCGACCCGGTGACGCTGGGCGCAAACGTCACCCTGGCCAGCACCGGCTCGGGCAACGTGACCTTTGGCGGCACGCTCAATTCGGACGCCACGGCCCGCAACCTGATCGTCAATACGGCCGGCACGACGCTGTTCACGGGCACCGTCGGCGGCACAAACCCGCTGGCCAGCCTGACGACCGACACGCCCGGCACGACGACGATCACGGCCAACGTGACGACGACCGGCGCGCAGACCTACAACGACCCGGTGACACTGGCCGGCAACGTCACACTGACCGGGACTAACCTGACCTTCGGCGGCACGTTGAACTCGGACGCGACGGCCCGCAACCTCACCTTGTTCGGCAGCGGCTTGACGCTGTTCAGCGGCATCGTTGGCGGCACGAACCCTCTGGCCTCGATTGTCACCGATGCTAACGGCGGGACGCGCATCGCCACGACCGCGATCACGGTCACGGGCAACCAGTCGTACAACGACGACGTCGTGCTGGCAGCGAACACTACGCTGACCGGCACCAACGTCGGCTTCAGCTCCACGCTCGACTCCGACGGCACGGCCCGGAGCCTGACGATCAACGCGGTGGGGACGACGTTCGCCGACACGGTGGGCGGCCTGAGTGCCCTGGCAAACTTGACGACCGACGCCCCCGGCACCACGCGCATCCTCGCCGGGTCGATCACCACGTCGGGCAACCAGGTCTACAATGACTGTGTTGACATCGTCAACGGCACGTCGTTCAACGGGGCCTCGGTGGTCTTCAACAACAAGATCCTCACGCCCGAGCCGGACGGCACGAACGAAAACTGGCTGCGCAACCTGTACTTCCAGGCCCTGCATCGCCAGATCGACATCATGGGATTCACCAATTTCCTCGCCCAACTCAACGGTGGAACCAGCCGCGAGGATGTCGCACAGACCGTGCTGGCGAGCAC
Protein-coding regions in this window:
- a CDS encoding DUF4214 domain-containing protein, whose amino-acid sequence is MHTSRLHYDALEERRLLAVTANVAGNVLTISSNAADNIAITVAGGNVKINGNDPTPGATAANTIQGIAFSGFTGNFANQIDLTAVAPADFTALAALSVNTQGDAGDLVLLGTALSTSGAQTYDERVQLEANSTITGTNITFNSTVNSDGTARTLTVNASGITDFASSVGATNNLASLTTDAAGSTVLEGNVVTTGAQTYNDAVTLGANVTLSGTDVSFQSTLNSDGVLARDLTVNGSGQTEFAGTVGGTNQLGSITTNAAGTTLISANITTANNQTYGDDVLLGANVTLTGTEVSFAGTVNSMGANRTLTVNDDGTTAFGGAVGATTALASLTTDAAGDTEIGANITTTGAQTYNDAVVLTGSAVLASTGNAAISFASTVNGAFNLSVNTTGTTTFGGVVGGTAALTSLTTNAGGTTSLAGNVTTTAAQVYNDAVTLTGSAILASTGNAAITLASTVNGAFALTVNTTGATTFGDVVGGTTALTSLTTNAGGTTSLDGNVTTTGGQTYNDAVTLTNDVVLASTGNAAIGLASTVNGAFNLAVNTTGTTAFGGVVGGTTALTSLTTNAGGTTSLAGNVTTTGAQTYNDAVSLAANTVLASTGNAAITLASTVNGAFDLTVNTTGATTFGGVVGGTTALTSLTTNAGGTTSLAGNVTTTGAQTYNDAVSLAANTVLASTGNAAITLASTVNGAFDLTVNTTGATTFGGVVGGTTALTNLTTNAGGTTNLAANVTTTAAQTYNDAVVLTGNATLAGTAITFASTLNSDATARTLAVNASGATTFTGIVGGTNPLASLTTDAPGTTVITANVTTTGAQTYNDPVTLAGNVTLTGTAITFAGTVNSDATARQLTVNGTGATTFGGAVGGTAALASVTTNAAGTTTLGANVTTTGAQTYSDPVTLGANVTLASTGSGNVTFGGTLNSDATARNLIVNTAGTTLFTGTVGGTNPLASLTTDTPGTTTITANVTTTGAQTYNDPVTLAGNVTLTGTNLTFGGTLNSDATARNLTLFGSGLTLFSGIVGGTNPLASIVTDANGGTRIATTAITVTGNQSYNDDVVLAANTTLTGTNVGFSSTLDSDGTARSLTINAVGTTFADTVGGLSALANLTTDAPGTTRILAGSITTSGNQVYNDCVDIVNGTSFNGASVVFNNKILTPEPDGTNENWLRNLYFQALHRQIDIMGFTNFLAQLNGGTSREDVAQTVLASTEYRTRLLNGWYQQFLGRAVDSTGLAGWLAAFAGGQTQEQVLAQIVASDEYFAANGGTLNSYATGLSNDAWGTAISPLLTVGLDRAGIADLILGNYIYTERLINGIPGDPLGGWFDMTIQREASVGEVNNFEAQIGGVNEGLKWNDAFAFILASPENFDAP